One window of the Conexibacter sp. SYSU D00693 genome contains the following:
- the rplR gene encoding 50S ribosomal protein L18, translated as MSVTTKPAKRLKRRRRVRAKVIGTATRPRISTFRSNRGIFGQLIDDEAGRTLAAVAWTEADLRGLKPLEQATAAGKLLAERAKAAGIDRAVFDRGGYQYHGRVKAFCEGCREGGLAV; from the coding sequence ATGAGCGTCACCACCAAGCCCGCCAAGCGGCTCAAGCGCCGCCGCCGCGTGCGCGCGAAGGTCATCGGCACGGCGACCCGCCCGCGCATCTCGACCTTCCGCTCCAACCGGGGCATCTTCGGGCAGCTGATCGACGACGAGGCCGGCCGCACGCTGGCCGCCGTCGCCTGGACCGAGGCCGACCTGCGGGGGCTCAAGCCCCTCGAGCAGGCGACCGCGGCCGGCAAGCTGCTCGCCGAGCGCGCCAAGGCGGCCGGCATCGACCGCGCGGTCTTCGACCGCGGCGGCTACCAGTACCACGGGCGCGTCAAGGCCTTCTGCGAGGGCTGCCGCGAGGGAGGGCTCGCCGTATGA
- the rpmD gene encoding 50S ribosomal protein L30, with translation MKVTQVKSKNGSNQKQLDTLRSLGLRRIGHTVEVKDTPQARGMVHRVRHLVTVQED, from the coding sequence ATGAAGGTCACGCAGGTCAAGTCGAAGAACGGCTCCAACCAGAAGCAGCTCGACACGCTGCGGTCGCTCGGCCTGCGCCGGATCGGCCACACGGTCGAGGTCAAGGACACCCCCCAGGCGCGAGGCATGGTGCACCGCGTGCGCCACCTCGTCACGGTCCAGGAGGACTAG
- the rplP gene encoding 50S ribosomal protein L16: MLSPKRVKHRKQHRGRRAGLSRGQTKVQFGEYGLKSLEAGWLTNRQIEAARIAMTRKIKRGGKVWINVYPDKPYTKKPAETRMGSGKGSPEGWVAVVKPGRVMFELAGVPEPLAREAIRLAGMKLPVKSKFVTAEDEG, from the coding sequence ATGCTCTCCCCGAAGCGCGTCAAGCACCGCAAGCAGCACCGCGGTCGCCGTGCGGGTCTCTCGCGCGGCCAGACCAAGGTGCAGTTCGGCGAGTACGGCCTGAAGTCGCTCGAGGCCGGCTGGCTGACGAACCGCCAGATCGAGGCTGCTCGCATCGCGATGACCCGCAAGATCAAGCGTGGCGGCAAGGTCTGGATCAACGTCTATCCCGACAAGCCCTACACGAAGAAGCCGGCCGAGACCCGCATGGGCTCCGGCAAGGGCTCGCCCGAGGGCTGGGTCGCCGTGGTCAAGCCCGGGCGCGTCATGTTCGAGCTGGCCGGCGTGCCGGAGCCCCTGGCCCGCGAGGCGATCCGCCTCGCCGGCATGAAGCTCCCGGTGAAGTCGAAGTTCGTGACGGCGGAGGACGAGGGCTGA
- the rplX gene encoding 50S ribosomal protein L24 — MGLRIRRDDLVQVIAGKDRGKTGKVLRVDPKKQRVYVEGLNLVKRHQRATQLNPNAEVGVVEREAPIHISNVMLVDPQTNKPTRVGVSREGGAYNRVTKGSNSKLD, encoded by the coding sequence ATGGGCCTTCGCATCCGCCGTGACGACCTCGTGCAGGTCATCGCCGGCAAGGACCGCGGCAAGACGGGCAAGGTCCTCCGCGTCGACCCCAAGAAGCAGCGGGTCTACGTCGAGGGCCTCAACCTCGTCAAGCGTCACCAGCGGGCCACGCAGCTGAACCCGAACGCCGAGGTCGGCGTCGTGGAGCGCGAGGCCCCCATCCACATCTCGAACGTCATGCTCGTCGACCCGCAGACGAACAAGCCGACCCGCGTGGGCGTGTCCCGCGAGGGCGGCGCGTACAACCGGGTCACCAAGGGCTCGAACTCCAAGCTCGACTGA
- the rpsH gene encoding 30S ribosomal protein S8, producing MSMTDPVADFLTRIRNAIQAAHGTVEIPSSRLKKEMARILQEQGYIAQHEVLDPDAEHPGERIRIQLKYTDDRRSAISGLRRVSRPGQRHYAGPKAMRKVQGGLGVAIVSTSSGVMTDHDARKAGVGGEVVAEVW from the coding sequence ATGAGCATGACCGACCCCGTCGCCGACTTCCTGACCCGGATCCGCAACGCGATCCAGGCCGCGCACGGCACCGTCGAGATCCCCTCGTCGCGCCTGAAGAAGGAGATGGCCCGGATCCTCCAGGAGCAGGGCTACATCGCCCAGCACGAGGTCCTCGACCCCGACGCCGAGCACCCCGGCGAGCGCATCCGCATCCAGCTCAAGTACACCGACGACCGTCGCTCGGCCATCTCGGGCCTGCGCCGCGTGTCCCGCCCGGGTCAGCGCCACTACGCCGGCCCCAAGGCCATGCGCAAGGTCCAGGGCGGCCTGGGCGTGGCGATCGTCTCGACGTCCTCCGGCGTCATGACCGACCACGACGCGCGCAAGGCGGGCGTCGGTGGCGAGGTCGTGGCGGAGGTCTGGTAG
- a CDS encoding type Z 30S ribosomal protein S14 translates to MAKTSQKVRQSRPAKYKTREYTRCRRCGRPRAVYRKFGVCRICLRELAHQGFIPGMTKSSW, encoded by the coding sequence ATGGCCAAGACGTCCCAGAAGGTGCGCCAGTCCCGGCCCGCCAAGTACAAGACCCGCGAGTACACCCGCTGCCGTCGCTGCGGGCGCCCGCGTGCCGTGTACCGCAAGTTCGGGGTCTGCCGCATCTGCCTGCGCGAGCTCGCGCACCAGGGCTTCATCCCCGGCATGACCAAGTCGAGCTGGTAG
- the rplF gene encoding 50S ribosomal protein L6 yields MSRIGRKPITVPAGVTVSIEPEVVRVNGPRGELQERIHRDITVAQDGDTLTVTRPTDRGEHRALHGLTRSLVANMVEGVTSGYQKVLEIQGVGYRATLKGKDLELALGYSHPVSIKAPDGIEFEVPQPTRVVVKGISKQVVGEVAANIRKQRPPEPYKGKGIRYEGEYVARKVGKRA; encoded by the coding sequence ATGTCCCGCATTGGCCGCAAGCCCATCACCGTCCCCGCCGGCGTCACCGTCTCGATCGAGCCGGAGGTCGTCCGCGTCAACGGTCCCCGCGGTGAGCTCCAGGAGCGCATCCACCGCGACATCACCGTCGCCCAGGACGGCGACACCCTGACCGTGACCCGCCCGACCGACCGCGGCGAGCACCGCGCCCTGCACGGGCTCACCCGCTCGCTCGTGGCCAACATGGTCGAGGGCGTCACCTCGGGCTACCAGAAGGTCCTCGAGATCCAGGGCGTCGGCTACCGCGCGACCCTGAAGGGCAAGGACCTCGAGCTGGCGCTGGGCTACTCCCACCCGGTCTCGATCAAGGCCCCCGACGGCATCGAGTTCGAGGTCCCGCAGCCGACGCGCGTCGTCGTCAAGGGCATCTCGAAGCAGGTCGTCGGCGAGGTCGCCGCCAACATCCGCAAGCAGCGTCCGCCGGAGCCCTACAAGGGCAAGGGCATCCGCTACGAGGGCGAGTACGTCGCCCGCAAGGTCGGCAAGCGCGCCTAG
- the rpsJ gene encoding 30S ribosomal protein S10, which produces MAAATQNKIRIRLKAYDHSAIETAAKEIVETATRTGATVAGPVPLPTEKNVYAVLRGPFKDKDSQEHFEIRTHKRLIDIHSPTPKTVDSLQRLDHLPAGVNIEIKLVG; this is translated from the coding sequence CCGCCTCAAGGCCTACGACCACTCGGCCATCGAGACCGCGGCGAAGGAGATCGTCGAGACCGCGACGCGCACGGGCGCGACGGTCGCCGGCCCCGTCCCGCTGCCCACGGAGAAGAACGTCTACGCGGTCCTGCGCGGCCCGTTCAAGGACAAGGACTCCCAGGAGCACTTCGAGATCCGCACGCACAAGCGGCTGATCGACATCCACTCGCCGACCCCGAAGACGGTGGACTCGCTCCAGCGCCTGGACCACCTCCCGGCCGGCGTCAACATCGAGATCAAGCTGGTGGGCTGA
- the rplN gene encoding 50S ribosomal protein L14, which yields MIQNETRLKVADNTGAREILCIRVQGGSRRRYAGVGDVITATVKQAAPNGNVKKGEVVKAVVVRTKKSFGRDDGTYIAFDENAAVIIDAQNNPRGTRIFGPVARELRERNFMKIVSLAPEVL from the coding sequence GTGATCCAGAACGAGACCCGCCTCAAGGTCGCCGACAACACCGGCGCCCGCGAGATCCTCTGCATCCGCGTGCAGGGCGGCTCCCGCCGTCGCTACGCCGGTGTCGGGGACGTCATCACCGCCACGGTCAAGCAGGCCGCGCCCAACGGCAACGTCAAGAAGGGCGAGGTCGTCAAGGCGGTCGTCGTGCGCACGAAGAAGTCCTTCGGCCGCGACGACGGCACCTACATCGCGTTCGACGAGAACGCGGCGGTGATCATCGACGCCCAGAACAACCCGCGCGGCACCCGCATCTTCGGGCCGGTCGCGCGCGAGCTGCGCGAGCGCAACTTCATGAAGATCGTCTCGCTCGCGCCGGAGGTGCTCTAG
- a CDS encoding organic hydroperoxide resistance protein: protein MAKVIYTAEAHVTGGRAEGHGKTTDGALEVDLRLPAEMGGQGGGTNPEQLFAVGYAACFEGAIGVVGRRLKAEVGDVGVDSKVSLLPTGDGGFKLAVRLDVALPSVDDAETAKQIVVKSHEVCPYSNATRGNIDVELYANGEAVSGA from the coding sequence ATGGCGAAGGTGATCTACACGGCGGAGGCCCACGTGACCGGCGGTCGCGCCGAGGGCCACGGCAAGACGACCGACGGGGCGCTGGAGGTCGACCTGCGCCTCCCGGCCGAGATGGGCGGCCAGGGCGGCGGGACGAACCCCGAGCAGCTCTTCGCCGTCGGCTACGCGGCGTGCTTCGAGGGCGCGATCGGGGTGGTCGGCCGGCGGCTCAAGGCGGAGGTCGGCGACGTCGGGGTCGACTCGAAGGTCTCGCTCCTGCCCACGGGCGACGGCGGCTTCAAGCTCGCGGTGCGCCTCGACGTGGCGCTGCCCTCGGTGGACGACGCCGAGACCGCGAAGCAGATCGTCGTCAAGTCCCACGAGGTCTGCCCGTACTCCAACGCGACCCGCGGGAACATCGACGTGGAGCTCTACGCCAACGGGGAGGCCGTCAGCGGGGCCTGA
- the rpmC gene encoding 50S ribosomal protein L29 yields MKAKEIRDLEDQELVEHIRTVRRDLFGIRFQHATGELENTAGLRTTKRDLARALTIAQQRGIDTSNL; encoded by the coding sequence ATGAAGGCCAAGGAGATCCGCGACCTCGAGGACCAGGAGCTCGTGGAGCACATCAGGACCGTGCGCCGCGACCTCTTCGGCATCCGCTTCCAGCACGCCACCGGCGAGCTGGAGAACACCGCCGGCCTGCGCACCACCAAGCGCGACCTGGCCCGCGCCCTGACCATCGCGCAGCAGCGCGGCATCGACACCAGCAACCTGTGA
- the rplO gene encoding 50S ribosomal protein L15, with protein MADEQQQVDAADVALHTLKPAPGSRKPRKRVGRGEGSGTGKTSGRGQKGAGSRSGSKSRSNFEGGQMPIHMRMRKLRGPHMKKSMPFEPFRTLTQAVNLSDLEDRFDAGAEVTIDALKAAGLGKRKDVAIKVLGRGELSKGLTVHAHGFSASARAAIEGAGGTCVVVEEGRPSSAPKVQAAPAADAE; from the coding sequence ATGGCCGACGAGCAGCAGCAGGTCGACGCGGCGGACGTCGCGCTCCACACCCTCAAGCCGGCCCCGGGCTCGCGCAAGCCGCGCAAGCGCGTCGGCCGCGGTGAGGGCTCGGGCACCGGCAAGACGTCGGGCCGCGGCCAGAAGGGCGCGGGCTCGCGCTCGGGCTCGAAGTCGCGCTCGAACTTCGAGGGCGGCCAGATGCCGATCCACATGCGGATGCGCAAGCTGCGCGGTCCGCACATGAAGAAGTCCATGCCGTTCGAGCCGTTCCGGACGCTCACGCAGGCCGTGAACCTCTCGGACCTCGAGGACCGCTTCGACGCCGGCGCCGAGGTCACGATCGACGCGCTCAAGGCCGCCGGCCTGGGCAAGCGCAAGGACGTCGCCATCAAGGTGCTGGGCCGCGGCGAGCTGTCGAAGGGGCTGACCGTGCACGCGCACGGCTTCTCGGCCTCGGCGCGCGCCGCGATCGAGGGCGCCGGCGGCACGTGCGTCGTCGTCGAGGAGGGTCGCCCCTCCAGCGCGCCGAAGGTCCAGGCGGCCCCGGCCGCCGACGCCGAGTAG
- the rpsQ gene encoding 30S ribosomal protein S17, whose amino-acid sequence MTPPKEHGEGRPKVRLGTVVSDKADKTITVRIDVARRHRRYEKIVRSSSTLHAHDETNDARTGDLVKVVESRPLSATKRWRLVEVMERAK is encoded by the coding sequence GTGACGCCGCCCAAGGAGCACGGCGAGGGGCGCCCGAAGGTGCGCCTCGGCACCGTCGTCTCCGACAAGGCGGACAAGACGATCACCGTCCGCATCGACGTCGCTCGCCGGCACCGGCGCTACGAGAAGATCGTGCGCTCGTCGTCGACGCTGCACGCGCACGACGAGACCAACGACGCCCGCACGGGCGACCTGGTCAAGGTCGTCGAGTCGCGTCCCCTGAGCGCCACGAAGCGCTGGCGCCTCGTCGAGGTCATGGAGCGGGCCAAGTGA
- the rpsC gene encoding 30S ribosomal protein S3 has protein sequence MGHKVHPESMRVGYIHDWKSNWFVEKGFDDYLAEDVQIREHILGKLSHAGLSDITIRKDANEVEVNIHTARPGIVIGKSGSEVDALRRDLHRMTKKQIKVNILEIKRPELDAKLVAQSIAEQLQNRVAFRRAMKRALMSAMRSGAKGCKIQVSGRLGGAEMARREQYSDGRVPLHTLRADIDYGFWEARTTFGRIGVKVWINKGEIMPEGYSGADLTEIEAPQQAGVGAGDDRRRGRGDRGGRDGGGRGRGGRGGGPGGGGGRGGGFGGGGGGGRGGGGRGGQGGGGGYRGGGR, from the coding sequence ATGGGGCACAAGGTCCATCCCGAGTCCATGCGCGTGGGCTACATCCACGACTGGAAGTCCAACTGGTTCGTGGAGAAGGGCTTCGACGACTACCTCGCCGAGGACGTGCAGATCCGTGAGCACATCCTGGGCAAGCTGTCGCACGCCGGCCTGTCGGACATCACGATCCGCAAGGACGCCAACGAGGTGGAGGTCAACATCCACACGGCGCGTCCCGGCATCGTGATCGGCAAGTCCGGCTCCGAGGTCGACGCCCTGCGCCGCGATCTGCATCGCATGACCAAGAAGCAGATCAAGGTCAACATCCTCGAGATCAAGCGCCCCGAGCTCGACGCGAAGCTCGTCGCGCAGTCGATCGCCGAGCAGCTGCAGAACCGCGTCGCCTTCCGCCGCGCGATGAAGCGCGCGCTCATGAGCGCCATGCGCTCGGGCGCCAAGGGCTGCAAGATCCAGGTCTCCGGCCGCCTCGGCGGCGCCGAGATGGCCCGGCGCGAGCAGTACTCGGACGGCCGCGTGCCGCTCCACACGCTGCGCGCCGACATCGACTACGGCTTCTGGGAGGCCCGCACCACCTTCGGCCGCATCGGCGTGAAGGTGTGGATCAACAAGGGCGAGATCATGCCGGAGGGCTACTCCGGCGCCGACCTCACCGAGATCGAGGCCCCGCAGCAGGCCGGCGTCGGCGCCGGCGACGACCGGCGGCGTGGCCGTGGCGACCGTGGTGGTCGTGACGGCGGCGGGCGCGGTCGTGGTGGCCGCGGCGGCGGTCCCGGCGGCGGCGGTGGCCGCGGCGGCGGGTTCGGCGGCGGCGGCGGTGGTGGTCGCGGCGGCGGTGGCCGAGGTGGCCAGGGCGGCGGCGGCGGGTACCGCGGAGGGGGTCGCTAG
- the rplB gene encoding 50S ribosomal protein L2, translating into MAIRKPKPTSPGRRFATYPDFAEITKTTPEKTLVEGLTKSGGRNARGRKTARHRGGGAKRLYRKVDFKRRRDGIPAKVAAIEYDPNRTAYIALLHYADGVKSYILAPARLQVGMTVSSGPEAEIAVGNCLPLRNMPTGTVVHNVELQPGRGGQLGRSAGTSIQLMAKDGDMATLRLPSGEMRMVRAECRATVGVIGNADHQNVKVGKAGRKRHMGVRPQTRGTAMNPVDHPHGGGEGSTTPGRHPVTPWGVPTLGYRTRKKNKPSDRYIVRGRRRGKGKR; encoded by the coding sequence ATGGCCATCCGCAAGCCCAAGCCGACGAGCCCGGGTCGCCGCTTCGCGACGTACCCGGACTTCGCCGAGATCACGAAGACCACGCCGGAGAAGACCCTCGTCGAGGGCCTGACCAAGTCCGGCGGGCGCAACGCGCGCGGCCGCAAGACCGCCCGCCACCGTGGCGGCGGGGCCAAGCGCCTGTACCGCAAGGTGGACTTCAAGCGCCGCCGCGACGGGATCCCCGCCAAGGTCGCCGCGATCGAGTACGACCCCAACCGCACCGCCTACATCGCGCTGCTGCACTACGCCGACGGCGTCAAGAGCTACATCCTGGCTCCGGCGCGCCTGCAGGTCGGCATGACGGTGAGCTCCGGCCCCGAGGCCGAGATCGCCGTCGGCAACTGCCTGCCGCTGCGCAACATGCCGACCGGCACCGTGGTGCACAACGTCGAGCTCCAGCCGGGGCGCGGCGGCCAGCTCGGCCGCTCGGCCGGCACGTCGATCCAGCTCATGGCCAAGGACGGCGACATGGCGACCCTGCGCCTGCCCTCGGGCGAGATGCGCATGGTCCGCGCCGAGTGCCGCGCCACCGTGGGCGTCATCGGCAACGCCGACCACCAGAACGTCAAGGTGGGCAAGGCCGGCCGCAAGCGCCACATGGGCGTGCGCCCGCAGACGCGCGGCACCGCGATGAACCCCGTCGACCACCCGCACGGTGGTGGCGAGGGCTCGACCACGCCGGGCCGTCACCCGGTCACGCCGTGGGGCGTGCCGACGCTCGGCTACCGCACGCGCAAGAAGAACAAGCCGTCTGACCGCTACATCGTCCGCGGCCGCCGCCGTGGCAAGGGCAAGAGGTAG
- the rplC gene encoding 50S ribosomal protein L3 produces MPAILAKKLGMTQLFLEDGRVERVTVLEAGPCPVTAVRTQDRDGYEAVQLAFGATKEKHLTKAELGHLKKTGAGPYKHLVEFRDEVGELTVGETVKVDAFEVGQKVKVSGTSKGKGFQGTIKRHGFAAGPKSHGSHNVRAPGSIGASAWPARVMKGIRGPGQMGNERVTQKGLEIVRIDADQNLLLIRGSVPGPKSSVVEVRTDA; encoded by the coding sequence ATGCCGGCGATCCTCGCGAAGAAGCTCGGCATGACCCAGCTGTTCCTCGAGGACGGCCGGGTCGAGCGCGTCACGGTCCTCGAGGCCGGCCCCTGCCCCGTCACCGCGGTCCGCACGCAGGACCGCGACGGGTACGAGGCCGTGCAGCTCGCCTTCGGTGCCACGAAGGAGAAGCACCTGACCAAGGCCGAGCTCGGCCACCTCAAGAAGACCGGCGCAGGCCCGTACAAGCACCTCGTCGAGTTCCGCGACGAGGTCGGCGAGCTCACCGTGGGCGAGACCGTCAAGGTCGACGCCTTCGAGGTCGGCCAGAAGGTCAAGGTCTCCGGCACCTCCAAGGGCAAGGGCTTCCAGGGCACGATCAAGCGCCACGGCTTCGCGGCCGGCCCGAAGTCCCACGGCTCGCACAACGTGCGCGCCCCCGGCTCGATCGGCGCGTCCGCCTGGCCCGCCCGCGTGATGAAGGGCATCCGCGGCCCCGGCCAGATGGGCAACGAGCGCGTGACGCAGAAGGGCCTGGAGATCGTCCGCATCGACGCCGACCAGAACCTGCTGCTCATCCGCGGCTCCGTCCCCGGTCCCAAGTCGTCCGTCGTGGAGGTGCGCACCGATGCCTAG
- the rplW gene encoding 50S ribosomal protein L23 → MDASKVIIRPVVSEKSYVLATADKYVFRVHPDAHKTQIRQAIEELFDVHVVSVRTMSVKSKPKRRGLHSGRTREWKKAVVQVRPGESIPIFQGLQGLEES, encoded by the coding sequence ATGGACGCCAGCAAGGTCATCATCCGCCCGGTCGTCAGCGAGAAGTCCTACGTCCTCGCCACGGCCGACAAGTACGTCTTCCGCGTCCATCCCGACGCGCACAAGACCCAGATCCGCCAGGCGATCGAGGAGCTGTTCGACGTCCACGTCGTCAGCGTCCGCACGATGAGCGTGAAGTCCAAGCCCAAGCGCCGCGGCCTGCACAGCGGCCGCACGCGGGAGTGGAAGAAGGCCGTCGTGCAGGTCCGCCCGGGCGAGTCCATCCCGATCTTCCAGGGCCTGCAGGGCCTCGAGGAGTCCTAG
- the rplD gene encoding 50S ribosomal protein L4: MPSAKNLNGSDVQLDDAAFGAPFNGPLVHDSVRAELAARRQGTHATKTRGQVRGGGAKPWRQKGTGRARAGSSRSPIWTGGGTVFGPQPRSYTFKVNRKEKRAALRSALSVHAERGTVAVFDPASFIDTPSTKSAAKLVTDWGAKGSVLVVLTDDQQRAALSFRNLPAVRGVLPVDGVGVVDVVGAANLLASQEALDALAARATGTKSAEEVQA; the protein is encoded by the coding sequence ATGCCTAGCGCCAAGAACCTGAACGGGTCCGACGTCCAGCTGGACGACGCGGCCTTCGGCGCGCCGTTCAACGGCCCGCTGGTGCACGACTCGGTCCGCGCCGAGCTCGCGGCGCGCCGCCAGGGCACGCACGCGACCAAGACGCGCGGCCAGGTCCGCGGCGGCGGCGCCAAGCCGTGGCGCCAGAAGGGCACCGGCCGTGCCCGCGCCGGCTCGTCGCGCTCGCCGATCTGGACCGGCGGCGGCACCGTCTTCGGGCCGCAGCCGCGCTCCTACACCTTCAAGGTCAACCGCAAGGAGAAGCGCGCCGCCCTGCGCAGCGCGCTGAGCGTCCACGCCGAGCGCGGCACGGTCGCGGTCTTCGACCCGGCGTCGTTCATCGACACGCCGTCCACGAAGTCCGCCGCCAAGCTCGTGACCGACTGGGGCGCCAAGGGCTCCGTGCTGGTCGTCCTCACCGACGACCAGCAGCGCGCCGCCCTGTCCTTCCGCAACCTGCCGGCCGTCCGGGGCGTGCTGCCCGTCGACGGCGTCGGCGTGGTCGACGTCGTCGGCGCCGCGAACCTCCTCGCCTCCCAGGAGGCGCTGGACGCGCTCGCCGCGCGGGCCACGGGCACCAAGAGCGCCGAGGAGGTGCAGGCCTGA
- the rpsS gene encoding 30S ribosomal protein S19: MSRSSKKGPFVEERLLQRVERMNDAGGSKQMIKTWSRASTIFPEMVGHTIAVHDGRKHVPVFVSESMVGHKLGEFAPTRTYRGHADTGKKR; encoded by the coding sequence GTGAGCCGTTCGAGCAAGAAGGGCCCGTTCGTCGAGGAGCGCCTCCTCCAGCGTGTGGAGCGCATGAACGACGCCGGTGGGTCCAAGCAGATGATCAAGACCTGGTCGCGGGCCTCGACGATCTTCCCCGAGATGGTCGGCCACACGATCGCCGTGCACGACGGGCGCAAGCACGTCCCGGTGTTCGTGAGCGAGTCCATGGTCGGCCACAAGCTCGGCGAGTTCGCGCCGACGCGGACCTACCGCGGCCACGCCGACACCGGGAAGAAGCGATGA
- the rplE gene encoding 50S ribosomal protein L5, whose amino-acid sequence MAATTDIPPARLKQDYLERIRPALFERFGYSSIMEVPRIEKITLNMGVGEAKQDSKVLEAATDQLSKIAGQKPNIRRARKSIAQFKLREGMAVGLSVTLRRERAYEFLDRLTTVALPRVRDFRGIKATSFDGRGNYSMGLREQVIFPEIDYDAVDAIRGLDVTITTSAKTDEEAYALLEAFGLPFTREGNPYAKTQDQEG is encoded by the coding sequence ATGGCCGCCACGACCGACATCCCGCCTGCTCGCCTGAAGCAGGACTACCTCGAGCGCATCCGCCCCGCGCTGTTCGAGCGCTTCGGCTACTCGAGCATCATGGAGGTGCCGCGCATCGAGAAGATCACGCTGAACATGGGCGTGGGCGAGGCCAAGCAGGACTCCAAGGTCCTCGAGGCCGCCACCGACCAGCTCTCGAAGATCGCCGGCCAGAAGCCGAACATCCGTCGTGCGCGCAAGTCGATCGCCCAGTTCAAGCTCCGCGAGGGCATGGCCGTCGGCCTCAGCGTCACGCTGCGGCGCGAGCGCGCCTACGAGTTCCTCGACCGCCTGACGACGGTCGCGCTCCCGCGCGTGCGCGACTTCCGTGGCATCAAGGCCACGTCGTTCGACGGCCGCGGCAACTACTCGATGGGCCTGCGCGAGCAGGTGATCTTCCCGGAGATCGACTACGACGCCGTCGACGCGATCCGCGGCCTCGACGTCACGATCACCACCTCGGCCAAGACCGACGAGGAGGCCTACGCGCTCCTCGAGGCCTTCGGGCTGCCGTTCACCCGCGAGGGCAACCCGTACGCCAAGACCCAGGACCAGGAGGGCTAA